In one window of Microbacterium dextranolyticum DNA:
- a CDS encoding thymidine phosphorylase, with protein sequence MTAPTGSVAPEPFDAVDVIRAKRDGGAVPEDALRWMIDAYTREYVADSQMAAFAMAVLLNGMTRDEIRVMTDAMIASGERMSFAGLGKPTVDKHSTGGVGDKITLPLAPLVASFGVAVPQLSGRGLGHTGGTLDKLESIPGWRAALSNDEMLAQLGGVGAVICAAGSGLAPADKRLYALRDVTGTVEAIPLIASSIMSKKIAEGTGALVLDVKFGSGAFMQDIDKARELARTMVALGTDSGVATTALLTDMNTPLGLAIGNANEVRESVEVLAGGGPADVVELTVALAREMLALAGQPDADVEGALRDGRAMDAWREMIRAQDGDPDAALPVPRETHTVVADRDGVVARMEALPFGVAAWRLGAGRARAQDPVVHAAGIDLHVKPGDSIVAGQPLFTLLADDGMRFARALDAVEGAWEIAADAPASGPIVRERITA encoded by the coding sequence ATGACCGCCCCGACCGGATCCGTCGCCCCCGAGCCCTTCGACGCCGTCGACGTCATCCGCGCCAAGCGCGACGGGGGAGCCGTCCCCGAAGACGCCCTGCGCTGGATGATCGACGCCTACACGCGCGAATACGTGGCCGACTCGCAGATGGCGGCGTTCGCCATGGCGGTGCTGCTGAACGGCATGACGCGCGACGAGATCCGCGTCATGACCGACGCGATGATCGCCTCGGGCGAGCGGATGAGCTTCGCCGGCCTCGGCAAGCCCACCGTCGACAAGCACTCCACCGGCGGCGTCGGAGACAAGATCACCCTGCCGCTGGCGCCCCTCGTGGCATCCTTCGGCGTCGCCGTGCCGCAGCTGTCCGGCCGCGGACTCGGGCACACGGGCGGCACGCTCGACAAGCTCGAGTCGATCCCGGGGTGGCGCGCAGCGCTGTCCAACGACGAGATGCTCGCCCAGCTCGGCGGAGTCGGCGCCGTCATCTGCGCCGCAGGATCGGGGCTCGCGCCCGCCGACAAGCGGCTCTACGCCCTGCGCGATGTCACCGGCACGGTCGAGGCGATCCCGCTGATCGCCTCGAGCATCATGTCGAAGAAGATCGCGGAGGGCACCGGGGCGCTCGTGCTCGACGTGAAGTTCGGCTCAGGTGCCTTCATGCAGGACATCGACAAGGCGCGTGAGCTCGCCCGCACGATGGTCGCGCTCGGCACCGACTCGGGCGTCGCCACGACGGCCCTCCTCACCGACATGAACACACCGCTCGGCCTCGCCATCGGCAACGCCAACGAGGTGCGCGAATCCGTCGAGGTGCTCGCGGGCGGTGGCCCCGCCGACGTGGTCGAGCTGACCGTCGCCCTCGCGCGGGAGATGCTGGCCCTCGCCGGCCAGCCCGATGCCGACGTCGAGGGAGCCCTGCGTGACGGCCGCGCCATGGATGCCTGGCGGGAGATGATCCGGGCGCAGGACGGCGACCCCGATGCGGCTCTGCCGGTCCCGCGCGAGACGCACACCGTCGTCGCCGACCGCGACGGCGTCGTCGCACGGATGGAGGCGCTGCCGTTCGGCGTCGCCGCATGGCGCCTCGGGGCGGGTCGCGCGCGCGCCCAGGACCCGGTCGTCCACGCCGCGGGCATCGATCTGCACGTCAAGCCCGGCGATTCCATCGTCGCCGGACAGCCTCTGTTCACCCTTCTGGCGGATGATGGGATGCGCTTCGCGCGTGCCCTCGATGCCGTCGAGGGTGCATGGGAGATCGCGGCGGATGCCCCGGCATCCGGCCCGATCGTCCGCGAGCGCATCACCGCCTGA
- a CDS encoding cytidine deaminase: MTDIDWDELRAVATDAMQRAYAPYSRYRVGAAALVGDGRIVSGCNVENASYGVGLCAECALVGDLQMSGGGQLVAFVCVNNDGETIMPCGRCRQLLNEFALPGMLLETVSGIRTMDEVLPDAFGPRDLEIAR; the protein is encoded by the coding sequence ATGACCGACATCGACTGGGACGAGCTGCGCGCCGTCGCCACCGACGCCATGCAGCGCGCGTACGCGCCCTACTCCCGCTACCGGGTGGGAGCGGCGGCGCTGGTCGGAGACGGACGGATCGTCTCGGGATGCAACGTCGAGAACGCCTCCTACGGGGTGGGGCTGTGCGCCGAATGCGCTCTCGTCGGCGACCTGCAGATGTCGGGCGGCGGCCAGCTGGTGGCCTTCGTCTGCGTCAACAACGACGGCGAGACCATCATGCCGTGCGGTCGCTGCCGTCAGCTGCTCAACGAGTTCGCCCTGCCCGGCATGCTGCTGGAGACCGTATCGGGCATCCGGACGATGGACGAAGTGCTGCCGGATGCCTTCGGCCCCCGAGACCTGGAGATCGCACGATGA
- a CDS encoding ABC transporter permease, whose protein sequence is MSVSSPGDATAVAQIEQSDGTIQLAVVQRRRLKGTFVLGIVVLLLAALFGLAPRTGGSTFRLGDLSQSFALPDITVPTGPVAWTVWALLAVLAAASFWFAWTYRRQPLWLTIAFGVLAVFAFLVWAGADGLVPVPSLLFGAVSLSVPLVFGALGGVIGERVGVVNVAIEGQLLLGAFSAALLSSLTGNPFVGLVGAMIGGVLVSFVLAAFAIKYLVDQVIVGVVLNVLVTGLTGFLYGALLVPNEQELNRPERFARIQIPGLSEIPVLGPVLFNQTFIVYLMFVTVPLVAWGLYRTRWGLRLRAVGEHPQAADTVGIKVTATRFWNVSLAGAIAGIGGAYFTLVSVPQFGKDMTAGLGFIALAAVIFGRWDPIRATLAALLFGFATNLQNLLTILKTPIPSEFMLMLPYVVTILAVAGFAGQIRGPAASGKPYIKE, encoded by the coding sequence ATGAGTGTCTCGAGTCCTGGCGACGCGACCGCCGTCGCCCAGATCGAACAGAGCGACGGCACGATCCAGCTCGCGGTCGTCCAACGACGCCGCCTCAAGGGGACGTTCGTCCTCGGCATCGTGGTGCTGCTGCTCGCCGCGCTGTTCGGACTTGCGCCCCGCACCGGCGGATCGACCTTCCGTCTCGGCGATCTCTCGCAGTCCTTCGCCCTGCCCGACATCACCGTCCCGACGGGGCCGGTGGCCTGGACGGTGTGGGCCCTTCTCGCGGTGCTCGCCGCGGCGTCGTTCTGGTTCGCGTGGACCTACCGTCGCCAGCCCCTCTGGCTCACGATCGCCTTCGGCGTCCTGGCGGTGTTCGCCTTCCTCGTCTGGGCGGGCGCGGACGGCCTCGTCCCTGTGCCGAGCCTGCTGTTCGGAGCGGTCTCGCTCTCAGTGCCGCTCGTGTTCGGCGCCCTCGGCGGCGTCATCGGCGAACGTGTCGGCGTCGTCAACGTCGCGATCGAGGGGCAGCTGCTGCTCGGGGCGTTCTCGGCGGCCCTGCTGTCGAGCCTCACCGGCAACCCGTTCGTGGGACTCGTGGGTGCGATGATCGGCGGCGTGCTCGTCTCGTTCGTGCTCGCGGCTTTCGCGATCAAGTACCTGGTCGACCAGGTGATCGTCGGCGTCGTCCTGAACGTGCTGGTCACCGGACTCACCGGATTCCTCTACGGTGCGCTGCTCGTGCCGAACGAGCAGGAGCTCAACCGGCCCGAGCGGTTCGCGCGCATCCAGATCCCGGGGCTCAGCGAGATCCCGGTTCTCGGCCCCGTGCTGTTCAACCAGACCTTCATCGTGTACCTGATGTTCGTCACCGTGCCGCTCGTGGCGTGGGGGCTGTACCGCACGCGTTGGGGTCTGCGGCTGCGCGCCGTGGGCGAGCATCCGCAGGCCGCCGACACCGTCGGCATCAAGGTCACGGCGACGCGCTTCTGGAACGTCTCGCTCGCCGGGGCGATCGCGGGAATCGGCGGCGCGTACTTCACGCTCGTCTCGGTGCCCCAGTTCGGCAAGGACATGACCGCCGGTCTCGGCTTCATCGCCCTCGCGGCGGTCATCTTCGGCCGGTGGGATCCGATCCGGGCGACGCTCGCGGCGCTGCTGTTCGGCTTCGCGACGAACCTGCAGAACCTGCTCACGATCCTCAAGACACCGATCCCGAGCGAATTCATGCTCATGCTGCCGTACGTCGTGACGATCCTCGCCGTGGCCGGGTTCGCCGGCCAGATCCGCGGGCCCGCGGCATCCGGTAAGCCCTACATCAAGGAGTGA
- a CDS encoding ABC transporter permease: MSGATPTNDGGATRPAVDAELPRADGPLTGQTPPEEAAPTRSGIFLRELLRGSAVTTILAIVLAMIVGGILIAVTNPDVQKAAGYFFARPGDTLAAIWTAVYNGYEALFRGAVFNPRGADVAAQIRPLTNSLGFAAPLIAAGLGVALAFRAGLFNIGARGQMLIGAMFAGLVAFNLDLPMWLHLPLTLVAGIVGGALWGGLVGLLKAKTGAHEVILTIMLNYVAYYLLLWMLRTPGLLQAPNTNQPQSVPTPTSAQFPDLLGPQFPQLDWGFVVVLAATVFVWWLIERSSLGLRLRAVGENPHAARAAGMSVERLYIYAMLFAGGLAGLAAMNQIQGTVTTGFGATIDAGIGFDAITVALLGRSRAWGTFAAGILFGALKAGSFSMQAQGIPVDIVLVVQSLIVLFIAAPPLLRAVFFLPKTDAEKAAHARAKAAKKAVAA; this comes from the coding sequence ATGAGCGGAGCGACGCCCACGAACGACGGCGGCGCGACGCGCCCCGCCGTCGATGCCGAACTCCCGCGCGCGGACGGCCCACTGACGGGGCAGACGCCTCCGGAGGAGGCGGCCCCCACACGCTCCGGCATCTTCCTGCGCGAGCTTCTGCGCGGCAGCGCCGTCACGACGATCCTCGCGATCGTCCTCGCGATGATCGTCGGAGGCATCCTCATCGCGGTGACGAACCCCGATGTGCAGAAGGCGGCCGGCTACTTCTTCGCCCGGCCCGGCGACACGCTGGCGGCGATCTGGACCGCGGTCTACAACGGCTACGAAGCGTTGTTCCGCGGTGCCGTGTTCAACCCGCGAGGCGCCGACGTCGCGGCACAGATCCGGCCGCTGACCAACTCGCTCGGCTTCGCCGCACCGCTCATCGCCGCAGGCCTCGGCGTGGCGCTGGCCTTCCGGGCGGGGCTGTTCAACATCGGTGCGCGCGGCCAGATGCTGATCGGCGCGATGTTCGCCGGGCTCGTCGCCTTCAACCTCGACCTGCCGATGTGGCTGCACCTGCCGCTGACGCTCGTCGCCGGCATCGTCGGCGGTGCGCTGTGGGGCGGCCTCGTGGGCCTTCTGAAGGCCAAGACCGGCGCGCACGAGGTGATCCTCACGATCATGCTCAACTACGTCGCGTACTACCTGCTGCTGTGGATGCTGCGGACGCCGGGGCTTCTGCAGGCGCCGAACACCAACCAGCCGCAGAGCGTGCCGACTCCGACGTCGGCCCAGTTCCCCGATCTGCTCGGACCGCAGTTCCCGCAGCTGGACTGGGGCTTCGTCGTGGTTCTCGCGGCGACCGTCTTCGTCTGGTGGCTGATCGAACGCTCGAGCCTCGGTCTGCGCCTGCGCGCCGTCGGTGAGAACCCGCACGCCGCGCGGGCCGCGGGCATGAGCGTCGAGAGGCTCTACATCTACGCGATGCTGTTCGCCGGCGGTCTCGCCGGCCTCGCCGCGATGAACCAGATCCAGGGCACCGTCACCACCGGCTTCGGGGCCACCATCGACGCCGGCATCGGGTTCGACGCGATCACCGTCGCCCTGCTCGGGCGCAGCCGCGCCTGGGGCACGTTCGCGGCGGGCATCCTGTTCGGCGCGCTGAAGGCGGGCTCGTTCTCGATGCAGGCCCAGGGCATCCCGGTCGACATCGTCCTCGTCGTCCAGTCGCTCATCGTCCTGTTCATCGCCGCGCCGCCGCTGCTGCGCGCCGTCTTCTTCCTGCCCAAGACCGATGCCGAGAAGGCTGCGCACGCGCGGGCCAAGGCGGCGAAGAAGGCGGTGGCCGCATGA
- a CDS encoding ABC transporter ATP-binding protein: MKLELRGITKRFGSLVANDHIDLVVQPGEIHALLGENGAGKSTLMNVLYGLYRADDGEILLDDAVQSFRGPGDAMAAGIGMVHQHFMLIPVFTVAENVMLGHEETKALGRLDLNAARRHVREVAQRFGFEIDPDALVGDLPVGVQQRVEIIKALSRDARVLVFDEPTAVLTPQETDELMGIMRQLRDEGTSIVFITHKLREVREVADRITVIRLGRVVGEASPTATNSELASLMVGRAVELTVRKDAPRVGEGGLRVEGLRVLTASGAIVVDDVDFEVRPGEVLAVAGVQGNGQTELVEAIVGLAARVEGSISLDGTELVGRSVRAILDEGVGFVPEDRKEDGLVGAFSVAENLILDRSSDPGFSRGGTLRRAALQEFAEDRIREYDIRTQSAQTPAGTLSGGNQQKVVIAREMSRELRLLVVAQPTRGVDVGSIEFIHRRIIETRDAGVPVIVVSTELDEVSALADRIAVMYRGTFVGIVPGDTPRDTLGLMMAGAHDPEVAA; this comes from the coding sequence ATGAAGCTCGAGCTCCGAGGGATCACGAAGAGATTCGGAAGCCTCGTCGCCAACGACCACATCGACCTCGTGGTCCAGCCGGGAGAGATCCACGCTCTCCTCGGCGAGAACGGCGCCGGCAAGTCCACGCTCATGAACGTGCTGTACGGCCTGTACCGGGCCGACGACGGCGAGATCCTCCTCGACGATGCGGTGCAGAGCTTCCGCGGACCCGGGGATGCCATGGCCGCCGGCATCGGCATGGTGCACCAGCACTTCATGCTCATCCCCGTCTTCACCGTCGCCGAGAACGTCATGCTCGGCCACGAAGAGACCAAGGCGCTCGGGCGCCTCGATCTGAACGCCGCCCGGCGGCACGTGCGCGAGGTCGCGCAGCGCTTCGGATTCGAGATCGACCCCGATGCACTCGTCGGCGATCTGCCCGTCGGTGTACAGCAGCGGGTCGAGATCATCAAGGCGCTCTCGCGCGATGCGCGGGTTCTCGTCTTCGACGAGCCAACGGCTGTGCTGACCCCGCAGGAGACCGATGAGCTCATGGGGATCATGCGTCAGTTGCGCGACGAGGGCACTTCCATCGTCTTCATCACCCACAAGCTCCGTGAGGTCCGCGAGGTCGCCGACCGCATCACCGTGATCCGCCTCGGAAGAGTCGTCGGCGAGGCTTCGCCCACCGCGACCAACAGCGAACTGGCCTCGCTCATGGTGGGGCGCGCCGTCGAGCTCACCGTCCGCAAGGACGCGCCCCGCGTCGGCGAGGGCGGTCTGCGCGTCGAGGGGTTGCGCGTGCTCACGGCATCCGGTGCGATCGTCGTGGACGACGTCGACTTCGAGGTGCGCCCGGGGGAGGTCCTCGCGGTCGCCGGTGTGCAGGGCAATGGCCAGACCGAGCTCGTCGAGGCCATCGTGGGGCTTGCCGCCCGCGTCGAGGGCTCGATCAGCCTCGACGGCACCGAGCTCGTCGGCCGGAGCGTCCGCGCGATCCTCGACGAAGGCGTCGGCTTCGTCCCCGAAGACCGCAAGGAGGACGGCCTGGTCGGCGCCTTCTCGGTCGCCGAGAACCTCATTCTCGATCGGTCCTCCGACCCCGGCTTCTCCCGCGGCGGCACGCTTCGCCGGGCGGCGCTGCAGGAGTTCGCCGAGGATCGCATCCGCGAGTACGACATCCGAACTCAGAGCGCCCAGACGCCCGCGGGAACCCTCTCCGGAGGCAACCAGCAGAAAGTCGTCATCGCGCGTGAGATGAGTCGCGAGCTGCGGCTGCTGGTCGTCGCACAGCCCACGCGCGGCGTCGACGTCGGCTCGATCGAGTTCATCCACCGTCGGATCATCGAGACGCGCGACGCCGGAGTGCCGGTCATCGTCGTCTCCACCGAACTCGATGAGGTGAGCGCTCTGGCCGACCGCATCGCCGTCATGTACCGCGGTACCTTCGTCGGTATCGTGCCCGGCGACACCCCCCGCGACACCCTCGGCCTCATGATGGCCGGAGCCCACGACCCGGAGGTGGCCGCATGA
- a CDS encoding BMP family lipoprotein, whose product MTISITKKLVGISAAAGLIVALAGCGSAPDSSTSGSAAAGGAVDGFKPCLVSDAGGWNDKSFNESAKIGMDKAVAELGVKALEFESKTDTDYAPNMQQSIAEGCTFVVAVGFKLAAATVEAAKANPNLSFAIIDDIADTDRDGKTDAPNIKPLVFNTAEAAYLGGYAAAAWSAQAGVNKVGTFGGMQIPSVAVFMDGYEQGVKKYNQDKSANVQLFGWDSASQKGSFTGGFDANDTAKQTAQGVLDQGVDVILPVGGPIYQSAAAAIADSGKNTMMIGVDSDLAVADPSVAGVTLVSIMKAIDVAVYDSTMSAAKGTFDATPYVGTLKNEGVKLSSFHDFASKLPAGLTDELKKLQDEIVAGTITVESKNSPAGS is encoded by the coding sequence TTGACCATCTCGATCACCAAGAAGCTCGTCGGCATCTCAGCGGCCGCGGGGCTCATCGTCGCGCTCGCCGGTTGCGGCTCGGCGCCTGACTCGTCCACCAGCGGTTCGGCGGCAGCGGGCGGCGCCGTCGACGGCTTCAAGCCCTGCCTCGTCTCGGACGCCGGCGGCTGGAACGACAAGTCCTTCAACGAGTCCGCCAAGATCGGTATGGACAAGGCCGTCGCCGAGCTCGGCGTCAAGGCGCTGGAGTTCGAGTCGAAGACCGACACCGACTACGCGCCCAACATGCAGCAGTCGATCGCCGAGGGCTGCACGTTCGTCGTCGCCGTCGGCTTCAAGCTCGCCGCCGCCACGGTCGAGGCAGCCAAGGCCAACCCGAACCTGAGCTTCGCGATCATCGACGACATCGCCGACACCGACCGTGACGGCAAGACCGACGCGCCCAACATCAAGCCCCTCGTCTTCAACACCGCCGAGGCGGCCTACCTCGGCGGCTACGCCGCGGCCGCATGGTCGGCGCAGGCCGGCGTCAACAAGGTCGGGACGTTCGGCGGCATGCAGATCCCCTCGGTGGCGGTCTTCATGGACGGCTACGAGCAGGGCGTCAAGAAGTACAACCAGGACAAGAGCGCCAACGTTCAGCTCTTCGGGTGGGACAGCGCCAGCCAGAAGGGTTCGTTCACGGGCGGGTTCGACGCCAACGACACCGCCAAGCAGACCGCTCAGGGCGTGCTCGACCAGGGTGTGGACGTCATTCTCCCCGTCGGCGGGCCGATCTACCAGAGCGCGGCGGCGGCGATCGCCGATTCCGGCAAGAACACGATGATGATCGGCGTCGACAGCGACCTCGCCGTCGCCGACCCGTCGGTGGCCGGTGTCACGCTCGTCTCGATCATGAAGGCGATCGACGTCGCCGTCTACGACTCGACGATGTCGGCGGCCAAGGGCACGTTCGACGCGACCCCGTACGTCGGCACGCTGAAGAACGAGGGCGTCAAGCTGTCGAGCTTCCACGACTTCGCCTCGAAGCTGCCCGCGGGTCTCACCGACGAGCTGAAGAAGCTCCAGGACGAGATCGTCGCCGGCACCATCACTGTCGAGTCGAAGAACTCTCCCGCCGGTTCCTGA
- a CDS encoding mannose-1-phosphate guanylyltransferase: MAAPIDDFYAVIPAGGVGSRLWPLSRADAPKFLHDLTGSGHSLLRDTWDRLAPLSGADRIAVVTGRAHRAAVEDQLPGIPDLNVFLESEPRDSAAAIGLAAAILHRREPDVIIGSFAADHVIRGTRVFEFAVRDAVEVAREGYICTIGISPSEPAVGFGYIKRGGELIVDGARDASLVERFVEKPDLETAKKYVADRDYLWNAGMFIARADVLLAEIEANNPALHAGLMELAEAWDDRDRRGPVVDRVWPTLPKIAIDYVVAEPAADKGRLAVVPGHFDWDDVGDFASLAKLNSGGRKNDLAILGENARILSDAASGIVVSHTTRVISLIGVKDIVVVDTDDALLVTTSEHAQRVKGVVDALKLTGRGDVL; encoded by the coding sequence ATGGCCGCCCCCATCGACGATTTCTACGCCGTGATCCCCGCCGGAGGCGTCGGCAGCCGCCTCTGGCCGCTGTCGCGTGCCGACGCCCCCAAATTCCTCCACGACCTCACCGGCTCCGGGCACTCGCTCCTGCGCGACACCTGGGACCGACTCGCCCCGCTCAGCGGCGCAGATCGCATCGCCGTCGTCACCGGCCGCGCTCACCGCGCCGCCGTCGAGGACCAGCTCCCCGGCATCCCCGATCTCAACGTCTTCCTCGAATCCGAGCCGCGCGACTCCGCGGCGGCGATCGGACTGGCGGCGGCGATCCTGCACCGGCGCGAGCCCGACGTGATCATCGGCTCGTTCGCCGCCGACCACGTCATCCGCGGCACGCGCGTGTTCGAGTTCGCGGTGCGCGACGCGGTCGAGGTCGCGCGCGAGGGGTACATCTGCACGATCGGCATCTCCCCGTCCGAGCCCGCCGTCGGGTTCGGGTACATCAAGCGCGGCGGCGAGCTGATCGTCGACGGTGCGCGGGATGCCTCGCTGGTCGAGCGCTTCGTCGAGAAGCCCGACCTCGAGACCGCGAAGAAGTACGTCGCCGACCGTGACTACCTGTGGAACGCGGGTATGTTCATCGCTCGCGCCGATGTGCTGCTGGCCGAGATCGAGGCCAACAACCCCGCGCTGCACGCCGGGCTCATGGAGCTGGCCGAGGCGTGGGACGACCGCGACCGCCGCGGACCGGTCGTCGACCGCGTCTGGCCGACGCTGCCGAAGATCGCGATCGACTACGTCGTGGCCGAGCCCGCCGCCGACAAGGGGCGGCTCGCCGTGGTTCCCGGTCACTTCGACTGGGACGACGTGGGGGACTTCGCGAGCCTCGCCAAGCTGAACTCCGGTGGACGCAAGAACGACCTCGCCATCCTGGGCGAGAACGCGCGCATCCTCTCCGACGCCGCCAGCGGCATCGTGGTCAGCCACACGACACGGGTCATCAGTCTCATCGGGGTGAAGGACATCGTCGTGGTGGACACCGACGACGCGCTGCTGGTCACGACCAGCGAGCACGCGCAGCGCGTGAAGGGCGTCGTTGACGCGCTCAAGCTCACGGGTCGCGGCGACGTCCTCTGA
- the sdhC gene encoding succinate dehydrogenase, cytochrome b556 subunit produces the protein MSAPARVTPSVAETTSRTPRGTLYRGNEGMWSWVLHRITGVAIFFFLLVHVLDTALIRLSPEAYDAVIGTYKNPIMGFGEVALVAAIVYHAFNGLRIIAVDLWPWATRHQRQLWWTVLGLWVITVGGFAARHIPIVLSNIGGGH, from the coding sequence GTGTCTGCACCAGCACGTGTCACACCGTCGGTAGCCGAAACCACATCCAGAACCCCGCGCGGAACCCTGTACCGCGGCAACGAGGGCATGTGGTCGTGGGTCCTGCACCGCATCACCGGCGTCGCCATCTTCTTCTTCCTCCTCGTGCACGTGCTCGACACGGCCCTCATCCGCCTCTCCCCCGAGGCGTACGACGCGGTCATCGGCACCTACAAGAACCCGATCATGGGCTTCGGCGAGGTGGCCCTGGTCGCCGCGATCGTCTACCACGCCTTCAACGGCCTGCGCATCATCGCCGTCGACCTGTGGCCGTGGGCCACGCGTCACCAGCGTCAGCTGTGGTGGACGGTGCTCGGTCTCTGGGTGATCACGGTCGGCGGCTTCGCCGCACGGCACATCCCCATCGTCCTCTCGAACATCGGAGGAGGTCACTGA